The following proteins come from a genomic window of Drosophila sulfurigaster albostrigata strain 15112-1811.04 chromosome X, ASM2355843v2, whole genome shotgun sequence:
- the LOC133849598 gene encoding uncharacterized protein LOC133849598: protein MLDIKSCLKISFQGDTGFIICETGSSYDQIIDQICTRFNIPQSQRAGLVLSNGQGYVFEQQLLEYFLLLFPCPELTFQLRVDWQKLRRSIEKQSRPNTESSSNLVEQQQPEAEAEAEAEYVAVPVHRQNCFLGALPSSFAPAPTALRRQHSFVQQQQQRHQLQLQQQPPLRALRQLSSVTAARPHHSQAKRLRLQLCQRSRRPAPAAAAPHLALLATAVAAATASRSIRI from the exons ATGTTGGATATTAAGAGCTGCTTGAAGATCAGCTTCCAGGGCGACACAGGTTTCATCATCTGCGAGACGGGCAGCAGTTACGACCAAATCATTGATCAAA TCTGCACTCGCTTCAACATACCGCAGTCACAGCGCGCTGGACTGGTGCTGTCCAATGGCCAGGGCTATGTGTTTGAGCAGCAACTCTTGGAATACTTTCTGCTGCTCTTTCCCTGCCCCGAGCTAACGTTTCAGCTGCGCGTCGACTGGCAAAAGCTGCGACGCAGCATCGAGAAACAAAGCAGACCTAACACAGAATCCTCTTCTAATCTCgtcgagcaacagcagccggaAGCGGAAGCAGAAGCGGAAGCAGAGTATGTAGCGGTGCCTGTGCATCGTCAGAACTGTTTCCTGGGCGCGCTCCCCTCCAGCTTTGCTCCCGCTCCGACTGCACTGCGTCGCCAGCACTCCTtcgtacaacaacaacaacaacgacaccaattacaactacaacaacagcctCCTCTGCGCGCTCTGCGTCAACTCTCATCTGTGACCGCCGCTCGTCCACATCACTCGCAGGCAAAGCGTTTACGCTTGCAGCTCTGCCAGCGTTCGCGTCGTCCAGctcctgctgcagctgctccacATCTGGCACTCCTTGCCACAGCtgtggcagcggcaacagcttCACGCTCCATCCGCATCTAA
- the LOC133849599 gene encoding pyridoxine/pyridoxamine 5'-phosphate oxidase produces the protein MSQSAVAHIETFPPEPVTLFKQLIDAFSKQSIDGLTLMNLATVDEEFGVLNRNVLYRGLSDDDCIIYVTQRFTRNFKNLHANTKCSIAFFMPQVVLPSQGPNPALWQVRLIGATAEELPDSQLDAWWEKELLSSQIRDYVFPCGQPVEYRELVAKHDQFLADHLASGQPLKRPATYTAFKFRAQRWDFLKAGSGQIPDRVQYRRQPNGEWLATHVST, from the exons ATGTCACAATCAGCAGTAGCACATATTGAGACATTCCCCCCTGAGCCGGTGACGCTGTTCAAACAACTAATTGATGCATTCAGCAAGCAATCAATAGATGGACTGACACTAATGAATTTGGCCACCGTTGATGAGGAATTCGGTGTGCTCAACCGCAATGTGTTGTATCGCGGCCTCAGCGACGATGACTGCATCATCTATGTGACCCAGCGCTTTACACGCAATTTTAAGAACCTTCATGCGAATACCAAATGCTCCATTGCTTTCTTTATGCCCCAAGTTGTGTTGCCATCGCAGGGCCCAAATCCGGCACTGTGGCAGGTGCGTTTGATTGGTGCCACCGCCGAGGAGTTGCCCGACTCTCAATTGGATGCGTGGTGGGAGAAGGAGTTGCTGTCATCGCAAATACGCGACTATGTCTTCCCCTGCGGCCAGCCGGTGGAGTATCGAGAGTTGGTGGCGAAACACGATCAGTTTCTCGCTGATCATTTGGCCTCAGGACAACCCCTAAAGCGTCCCGCTACCTA CACGGCCTTCAAGTTCCGCGCCCAACGTTGGGACTTCCTCAAGGCGGGCAGCGGCCAAATTCCGGATCGTGTGCAATATCGTCGGCAACCAAATGGAGAGTGGCTCGCCACACATGTTTCCACCTGA
- the LOC133849597 gene encoding uncharacterized protein LOC133849597 translates to MSILDMKAGPPDYWSEVCNFFLPLKYLITNDRFDALVQNIDLHYLINAVFWIFVALSCGFYGFQRVFQFFLKSSANIKYFKRKQFARLIWNIAFYSACCLFLHFYNEFMILPQIMKTQGRYSLFHSSDNLIFYRSHQYEKFQFYSIFMITFYLHGAMLDFKEADFVEAASKGLYLLALIAIDVYRYENYFVGLNLTLGLYSILADILSLIALQNSKRNRLIYQIFMGIRLAAWVLVFINRLPFNYFIPTLFAKNFKLPLNVAIWLWYGLSIWNSPVLQYFYHQIYHTTPSDCSGEGSAAKCILLKDTSEYRHYKTLRRAYIEVKLAHEKATSNPLPASESASAKTYQAIKCVMMLKRKLKRIREGRGAEPEDDNEELAGDC, encoded by the exons ATGTCCATACTGGATATGAAGGCCGGTCCGCCGGATTATTGGTCCGAAGTatgcaatttctttttgcCGCTCAAATATCTGATCACCAACGATCGTTTCGATGCGCTGGTGCAGAACATTGATTTGCATTACCTGATCAATGCGGTCTTCTGGATATTTGTGGCGTTATCCTGTGGCTTCTATGGCTTTCAACGTGTCTTCCAG TTCTTTCTCAAATCATCAGCGAACATCAAGTATTTCAAGCGCAAACAATTCGCTCGCCTTATATGGAACATTGCCTTTTATTCAGCCTGCTGTCTCTTTCTGCACTTCTACAACGAATTCATGATTCTGCCACAAATAATGAAGACCCAGGGACGCTATTCACTCTTCCATAGCTCTGATAATTTGATCTTTTATCGCTCGCATCAATATGAGAAATTTCAATTCTATTCGATCTTCATGATCACGTTTTATTTGCATGGAGCGATGCTTGATTTTAAGGAGGCTGATTTTGTGGAGGCCGCTTCCAAGGGACTGTATCTGCTCGCTCTCATCGCCATCGACGTGTACAG ATATGAAAACTATTTCGTTGGACTGAATCTTACGTTGGGTCTCTACAGCATCTTGGCCGATATTTTGTCATTGATAGCTTTGCAGAATTCGAAACGCAATCGCTTGATCTATCAGATATTCATGGGCATAAGGTTGGCTGCCTGGGTGCTGGTCTTCATCAATCGCTTACCATTCAATTACTTTATACCCACGCTCTTTGCCAAGAACTTTAAGTTGCCGCTGAACGTGGCCATTTGGCTGTGGTATGGTTTGTCTATATGGAACTCGCCAGTGTTGCAGTACTTCTATCATCAGATCTATCATACCACGCCCTCGGATTGCTCGGGCGAGGGCTCGGCAGCCAA ATGCATATTGCTGAAGGATACGAGCGAGTACAGGCATTACAAGACACTGAGACGCGCCTACATCGAGGTGAAGTTGGCCCATGAGAAGGCCACCTCGAATCCGCTGCCAGCCAGTGAATCTGCCTCGGCCAAAACATATCAGGCCATCAAGT GCGTTATGATGCTGAAGCGTAAATTGAAGCGCATTCGCGAGGGACGCGGCGCCGAGCCGGAGGATGATAATGAGGAGCTCGCTGGCGATTGTTAG